The following are encoded in a window of Peromyscus leucopus breed LL Stock chromosome X, UCI_PerLeu_2.1, whole genome shotgun sequence genomic DNA:
- the Dkc1 gene encoding H/ACA ribonucleoprotein complex subunit DKC1, protein MADAEVITFPKKHKKKKDRKPLQEEDVAEIQHAEEFLIKPESKVAQLDTSQWPLLLKNFDKLNVRTTHYTPIPCGSNPLKREIGDYIRTGFINLDKPSNPSSHEVVAWIRRILRVEKTGHSGTLDPKVTGCLIVCIERATRLVKSQQSAGKEYVGIVRLHNAIEGGTQLSRALETLTGALFQRPPLIAAVKRQLRVRTIYESKMIEYDPERRLGIFWVSCEAGTYIRTLCVHLGLLLGVGGQMQELRRVRSGVMSEKDHMVTMHDVLDAQWLYDNHKDESYLRRVVYPLEKLLTSHKRLVMKDSAVNAICYGAKIMLPGVLRYEDGIEVNQEIVVITTKGEAICMAIALMTTAVISTCDHGIVAKIKRVIMERDTYPRKWGLGPKASQKKMMIKQGLLDKHGKPTDNTPATWKQDYIDYTDSGKKALVAEAVQAPQLAGETVKVIKRKRESESESDETSPVVPQLMKKEKKKNKKNKKPKTVLESGGEAGDGDSDIMKKKKKKKVKVVEKMSE, encoded by the exons ATGGCGGATGCAGAAG TAATTACTTTCCCAAAGAAgcataagaagaaaaaagaccGGAAGCCATTACAAGAAGAAGATGTAGCT GAAATACAACATGCTGAAGAATTTCTTATCAAACCAGAATCCAAAGTGGCTCAATTGGACACTTCTCAGTGGCCCTTGTTACTAAAG AATTTTGATAAGCTAAATGTAAGGACAACACACTATACACCTATTCCTTGTGGTTCAAATCCTTTGAAGAGGGAGATTGGGGACTATATCAG gACAGGTTTCATTAATCTTGACAAGCCCTCTAACCCCTCTTCCCATGAGGTGGTAGCCTGGATCCGACGAATACTTCGGGTAGAGAAGACAGGCCACAGTGGCACACTAGATCCCAAAGTGACTGGTTGTTTAATTGTGTGCATTGAACGAGCTACTCGTTTGGTGAAATCACAACAGAGTGCAG GCAAAGAGTATGTGGGAATTGTTCGGCTGCACAATGCTATTGAAGGGGGTACTCAGCTTTCTAGG GCCCTAGAAACTCTGACAGGTGCCCTGTTTCAGCGACCCCCACTTATTGCTGCAGTAAAGAGGCAGCTTCGAGTGAGGACTATCTACGAGAGCAAAATGATAGAATATGATCCTGAAAGACGATTAG GAATCTTTTGGGTGAGCTGTGAAGCTGGCACCTACATTCGGACACTATGTGTACACCTTGGCTTGCTACTGGGAGTTGGTGGTCAGATGCAGGAACTTCGGAGGGTGCGTTCTGGAGTCATGAGTGAAAAG GACCACATGGTGACAATGCATGATGTACTCGATGCTCAGTGGCTGTATGATAACCATAAGGATGAGAGTTACTTGCGGCGTGTTGTTTACCCTTTGGAAAAGCTGTTGACATCTCATAAACGTCTGGTTATGAAAGATAGTGCA GTGAATGCAATCTGCTATGGGGCCAAGATCATGCTTCCTGGTGTTCTCCGATATGAGGATGGCATTGAGGTCAACCAGGAGATTGTGGTCATTACCACCAAGGGGGAAGCTATCTGCATGG CTATTGCATTGATGACTACAGCAGTGATATCTACCTGTGACCATGGTATAGTAGCCAAGATAAAGAGGGTAATTATGGAGAGAGACACCTATCCTCGCAAGTGGGGTTTAGGTCCAAAG GCAAGTCAGAAAAAGATGATGATCAAGCAAGGCCTTTTGGACAAGCATGGCAAACCTACAGACAACACCCCTGCCACCTGGAAACAGGACTACATTGACTATAC TGATTCTGGCAAGAAAGCACTGGTTGCTGAAGCAGTACAAGCCCCTCAGTTAGCTGGTGAAACAGTAAAAGTCATAAAA aggaaGCGGGAAAGTGAGAGTGAAAGTGATGAGACCTCTCCAGTTGTTCCCCAGTtgatgaagaaggaaaagaagaagaataagaagaataagaagCCTAAAACCGTGCTAGAAAGTGGGGGCGAGGCTGGAGATGGG gacagtgacatcatgaaaaagaaaaagaagaagaaagtaaaagtgGTGGAAAAGATGTCTGAATAG